The Streptomyces cyanogenus DNA segment TGCCGTCCTGCTCCCGGCCGCTGACCAGGACCGAACCGTCACCGCGCTCGGCGAGCGTCAGTTCGGAGGGCTTCTGCCGGAACGTGCCGTCGGGGGCGATGGGCCAGGTGTCGGTGGCGCCGATCCGCCAGTGGCCGCCGTGGTCGTCGCTGACGATCAGGGCCGCGTGGTTGGCGGTGACCCTGCTGCCGTTCCACGTCTCGGCGTTGACCCCGAAGACCAGGCGCCCCGCGTACCGGCCGCGGGTGAGCTGGATGCCGTGCACGGGCCCGGTGGCGTACCAGGAGTTGTAGTCGGCGGGCAGGATCTCCGGGCTCAGATCGCGCGGCTGTGACCAGGTACGGCCGTCGTCGTCGCTGTACTGCAGATGCGGGGTGCGGTCGCAGGGGACCGGGCAGCCGGCGCTGTCGGTACGGCCCGTGTTGTAGGTCTCGGCGAGCCAGACGCGACCGGTGGCGCGGTCCACGACCGGCGCCGGGTTGCCGTGGGTGTCGCCGGCGCCCTCGTTGACCACCTGTAACGGCCCCCAGGTGCGGCCGCCGTCGGTGGAGCGTTTGAGGACGATGTCGATGTCGGCCGCGTCCCCGCAGTTGAGGACCCTGCCCTCGGCGAACGCCAGCAGTGTCCCGTCGGCCGATCTGACGACCGCCGGAATGCGGAAGCACGCGTAGCCGGGGTCCTGTGCGGCCTTGAACAGCACCTGTTGCTCGAACTCCGGTGCCGCCCCTGCCGGCCGGGCGTGCGCGGGGTGGGCGGGGACGAGCGGTGCGAGCAGGCCGGCCGCGACGGCGGCGGCGGTGGCGAGTACGGATCCGGGACGGGCGCGAAGACCTGACGGCACGGCGTGACCTGCCCTTCATCGGCCGGACCTCCGGACATCCGGACATCCCACGTCCAACGTGCGGCTCCTCGACGGTAGTTGCGGGTGGCGCGCGTCACAAGAAGCGTGCAGACGGTTGTGGGCACAGGAGGACGGTCACGGGCACAGGAGGACCTTGCCGAGATTGGCCCGGGATGTGATCACCTCGTGCGCAGCCGCCGCGTCCTCCAGAGCGAACTCCCTGTGGACGACTGGTTTCACGGCGCCCTCGGCGAACAGGCGCCACAGTTCCTGCCGCCACTGTTCGTACAGGTCCGGTCGGCCACGGGCGATCAGCGCCATCTGGAAGCCGATCACCGACTTGCCTCCCACCAGCAGGTCGTAGGCCCGGATCGTGCCGCCGCCGGAGCTGTAGGCGACCAGGCGGCCGTGCGGGGCGAGCGCGGCGAGGGCGGGGGTGAGCAGGTCGCCGCCGACGGCATCCAGTACACAGTCGACCGGCTCACCCCAACTGTCGCCGTACCGCACACAGTCGTCCGCGCCGAGTGAGCGGACGAGGTCCGCCTTCGTCCGGCCGGCCGGGACCTGCGCCTCCGCCGGGCCGGATACGGCGCCCAGCACCCGTCCGGCGCCCCGCGCCCGCGCCAGTTGCAGGGCGAGATGCCCGACGCCGCTCGCCGCCGCCGTGACGAGGACCGACTCTCCCGGCGCGAGCCGTGCCGCCTCCAGCGCGCCCAGCGCCACCAGACCGCTGCGTACCAGTGCGACCGCGGTCACGGCGTCGGCCTCGTCCGGTATCGGTGTGGTCATGGCCTCGTGCAGCAGGGCGAACTCGGCGTACCCGTGCCCGAAGCACAGTCCGGTCACCCGGTCGCCGGCACGGAAGCGGGTGACGCCCTCGCCGGCCGCGACCACCTCGCCCGCGATCTCACCGCCCAGCGGCACCGGCTCCGCCGCCTCGGTCACCTTGCGGACCATCGGCAGGGTGACGCCGACGGCCGCGCAGCGCACCAGCAGCTCCCCGGGGCCCGGTTCGGGAACCGGCGCCTCTTCCACGAACAAGGGTCCGCCGACGGACTCGTATCGGACGCGACGCACGACAACCTCCAGGGGCCGGGCGAGCCGGCACGGAATATCGTTGGGAACACCCACGAAATCGTTGGGAGGCCCAACGGTAGGGGAAGTTTGTTGGGAAGTCCAATGATTGTTCGGCTAGGCTGCCGCCATGGCCGAAGCACCCCTGCCCGCGATCCGCTCCCTGCCCAGCTGGCTCCTCGGCCGGGCCGCCGCGCGGGGCCGCACCCTGGTCGCCGACGCCCTCGCCGCCGAAGGGCTCAAGATGTGGCACCACGTCGTCCTCTCCGCCGTCCGCGACCTCGCCCCGGTGGCCCAGGCCGACCTCGGCCGCAGCGTGAGCCTCGACCCGAAGGACGTCGTCGGCATCCTCAACGACCTGCAGTCCGCGGGCCTGGTCGATCGCGCCCCCGACCCCCGGGACCGGCGCAAGAACGCCGTCTCCCTCACCGACGACGGCGCCCGTCTGCTCGTACGCTGCGAGCGGGCCGCCCGGCAGGCCAACGACGAGCTGCTCGCCCCGCTGTCGGCCGACGAACGCGACCAGTTCATGGACCTGCTGCTCCGGATCTCCGGCACGGGGGCCGACAGGCGGACGTAGGGTGAGCGGCTTCCCGCCGTCGCGCGAGGGCAGCCGGCCCGGCCGACGGAAAGGGCCCTGTCGGCGCCCGGTGTCCCTACGCGTCCGGTGTCCCTACGCGTCCGGTGTCCCTGCGCGTCCGGTGTCCCTGCGCGTCCGGTGTCCCTGCGCGTCCGGTGTCCCTACGCGTCGGCCGTCCGGGCGATCGCGGTCGGGAAGCGGGCCGGTCTGGTCTGGGCGGCCGGCTGTTGGAGGGTGGTTCGGTCCTCGCCCGTGTGGATGTTCATCGGGCGATCGCGGTCGGGGAGCGGGCCGGTCTGGTCTGGGCGGTCGGCTGTTGGAGGGTGGTCCGGTCCTCGCCCGCGTGGGTGTTCATCGGGCGATCGCGGTCGGGGAGCGGGCCGGTCAGGTTTGGGCGGCCGGCTTCTGTGGGGTGGTCCGGTCCTCGCCCGTGTGGATGTTCATCGGGCGATCGCGGTCGGGGAGCGGGCCGGTCAGGTTTGGGCGGCCGGCTTCTGCAGGGTGATCCGGTCCTCGCCCGCGTAGACGTTCATCGAGCTGCCGCGCAGGAAGCCCACCAGGGTCAGGCCGGTCTCCGCGGCCAGGTCCACCGCGAGCGACGAGGGCGCCGACACGGCCGCGAGCACCGGGATGCCCGCCATGACCGCCTTCTGGGCCAGTTCGAAGGAGGCCCGGCCGGAGACCATGAGGATCGTCCGGGACAACGGCAGTCCGTCGTTGCGCAGCGCCCGTCCGACCAGCTTGTCGACCGCGTTGTGCCGGCCCACGTCCTCCCGGGTGTCCAGCAGCTCCCCCTCCGCGCTGAACAGGGCCGCCGCGTGCAGGCCCCCGGTCCGGTCGAACACGCGCTGCGCCGACCGCAGCCGGTCGGGAAGGGCGGCCAGCAGCTCGGGCGTGATCCGGAGCGGGGGAGTGTCGGCGATCGGCCAGCGCGCGGTCGTACGGACGGCGTCCAGGCTCGCCTTGCCGCACAGCCCGCACGAGGAGGAGGTGTAGACGTTCCGCTCCAGGCCGAAGTCCGGGAGCGTGACACCCGGTGCGGTCCTCACGTCGACCACGTTGTAGGTGTTCGAACCGTCCGCGGTCGCCCCGGCGCAGTAGACGATGTTCTGCAGATCGGCTGCCGAGGCCAGGACGCCTTCGCTCACCAGGAAGCCGGCCGCCAGCGCGAAGTCGTCGCCGGGGGTGCGCATGGTGATCGCGAGCGGTTTGCCGTTCAGCCGGATCTCCAGGGGTTCCTCGGCGACGAGCGTGTCCGGCCGGGTGGAGACCGCGCCGTCCCGGATACGGAGGACCTTGCGTCGTTCCGTGACACGTCCCATGTTCTGATCAGCCCCGGTTCTGTATGTACTGGCAATGCACTGGCAGCGGAAACGGCCCTTGATGCAGAGGTTGCCGTCGGTCACCGGGCGCGTGCGGCCGAGGTGACCTCCACGATCTCATTGTCCTGCACATGGAGAGCGAGAGGCGGCTCTGTCCGGGGCGGGGACGGGTCGCGGCTGAGGAGAGCCGACAATCCCGGCGCCCGATTCCTGTGGGTTCACCTGCCCTCGTACCCGTGAGTCACTGATCAGACTGGGGGATCCCGCTACCCACGGCACGAGGGGATCCCCGGCATGAACGGCTCACGCATCGCCGCCATCGGTCACTACCAGCCCGCCAAGGTGCTCACCAACGACGACCTGGCAGGCATGGTCGACACCAGTGACGAGTGGATCCGCAGCCGGGTGGGCATTCGGACCCGGCACATCGCCGGCCCTGACGAGCCCGTCGACGAACTGGCCGCGCACGCCGCCGCCAAGGCCCTCGCCGCGGCCGGCCTCACCCCGGGCGACATCGACCTCGTCCTCGTCGCCACCTCAACGGCGATCGACCGCTCCCCGAACACCGCCGCCCGGGTCGCGGCCCGGCTCGGCATTCCGCAGCCCGCCGCCATGGACGTCAACGTGGTGTGCGCCGGCTTCACCCATGCGCTGGCCACCGCCGACCACACGCTCCGGGCCGGGGCGGCCACCCGCGCCCTGGTCGTCGGCGCCGACAAGATGTCCGACGTCACCGACTGGACCGACCGCTCGACCTGCGTCCTCGTCGGCGACGGCGCCGGGGCAGCCGTCCTCACGGCGTGCCCGCCGGGGGAGGAGCCGGGGGTCGGTCCGGTGCTGTGGGGGTCGGTGCCGGAGATGGGGCACGCCGTGCGGATCGAGGGGACGCCGCCGCGGTTCGCGCAGGAAGGGCAGAGCGTCTACCGCTGGGTCACCACCCAGCTGCCGGCCATCGCCCGGAAGGCCTGCGAGAAGGCGGGCGTCGCGCCCGAGGACCTCGCGGGGGTCGTCCTGCACCAGGCCAACCTGCGGATCATCGAGCCGCTGGCCGAGAAGCTCGGCGCCGTCAACGCGGTGATCGCCCGCGATGTCACCGAATCCGGCAACACCTCGGCCGCCAGCATCCCGCTCGCGTTCTCCAAGCTGGTCGAGCGAGGAGCGCTCAGCACCGGCGACCCGGTGCTGCTGTTCGGCTTCGGCGGCAACCTGTCGTACGCGGGACAGGTCGTCCGCTGCCCCTGAGCCCGGGCCGGCCGTCCACAACCCGTCTCTCACGCAGGGTACGCAGGGTCTTGCCGTCCGTATCCCGTCGTCATCGCCCCGGGTCCCCAGCCGCCCCGCAGACGGATACGCAGGTGAAACGCACTCCGAAACCTTGGTATTGTTGTCCATGTCGCCGCGGGGAACACACCCCGCCAGGCGGCAGACACCTGGTCCGGGTGGCGGAATGGCAGACGCGCTAGCTTGAGGTGCTAGTGCCCTTTATCGGGCGTGGGGGTTCAAGTCCCCCCTCGGACACAGACAAGGGACGTTCACGAGATCGCCCCGAAGCGTTCACGAATTACCGGTCGAGTCATGTTACTCGCCGGTATTTCGTCGTTTCTGGGCCTTCGGGCCTCGTGATCGGCTCGGTGAGGGGTTGGTGCGGTGGCGGTCCGAGTGCTGCGTCTCTCATCTGCGGAAACAGGACATGCCTGTGCGACGGCTGGTGGCCGTGGCGCAGGCATGTGGGGTTTTCAGGAGGCAGAGCGCGGCGGAGGTGTGTCACTCGCGTGGCGGAGGCTCGACCTGCTCGGTCGGAAGCGGTCGCGCCTGGGGCGGGTCGAAGGGCTCACCAGGTGGGGTTGCGGCGCTCTGCGTGCCGGCTTTGCGGGGCTGGATGCCCTGGTCGCGGAGGAACCGTCGGATGGCTCTGAGGTTCGCCACGAAGATGATGACGGCATTGAGCAGGGTCTGTGCGACGCGTCCGTGCGGCAGGCGGAGCTGGGGATTGTCGATGCTGTCGAGGGCGGACTTCTTGAGGTTGCCGTTGCCGCCCTCGTTCTGACTTCGCAGTCCGGACCAGGCTTCCTGCCACAGGGGGGTGAACAGGGGGTATTTCTGCCGCCACTCGGCCAACACGGTGCCCGGGACGGTGATGCTCTTCCCCCTGCAGATGTCGGGGTAGACGGGGGTATCCCGCTTGGGCCTGGGGATGGTGGACAGGGCTGCTGGGGTACGGGCAGTGGGGGCGTCGAGGTCGACGACGGTGGACGGGCGTGGCTGGGGCCGGCGGTAGCAGGTGACCGTGGCGTGGGACCCGAGGGCGGGGCACTGTCTACGCTGGTCCCCTGCGGGCCCGTACTCCTTGATCTTGGTCTGGTAGTCCTTCCGGGACTGGATCAGGTTGAGTGCGTGGGCGCGGTCCTCGTCCGTGCGGCTGTCGATGTATGTGGCGCCCGCAGTGATGAGCGGGGCCGGCATCAGCGGGCAGTAGAACTCGCCGCCGACCAGCTGCATGCCGCGGAACTCTCCCTGCCGGTCGACCTTGTCGTCGTTGTAGTGCTTCACCGCGTGGGAGATCTGCGTCTTCACGTCACCGAGCGTGGTCGTCCCGCTCTACTCTGACCAGCACATCCCTCAGTACGGAGGGTGCTTGTATCGACACGGAAGGTTTCGTGTGCGGGGTGTCGGTCGTGACGCGGGAAAGGGGGCAGTCGTGTGCGAGGCGGCGGTGGAGGCGCAGGGGGCCTACGACGAGGGGGAGTTGAGCGGTGACCTGATGCGTGCAGTGGGCAAGCCCGCGCTCGGCAGCGCCCTGACGGCTCCCGCGGAGGGCCGCTGTGCGGCCGTAGGGAGCGAGCTTGCTGTAGCTGCCGATCGCGTAGCGGCCGATGAGGTCACCGAGCAGGAAGAGATCAGCCGCAACCGGTGCCAGCCGTGATTGACCTGAAACGGCGTTTGTTGTTCCAGCGAGGTTTTGGTTCGAGGTTCAGGTGTCGCGCCAGTTCGGGGTGGACTCACTGATGACTCGTCGGCGTATGAGGTCGATCACCGCGGCGTGGATCACGGCTTCGGAGCGGCGGGAAGTGGGTTTCGTAGTCGCGTGCGAGACGGCGGTGGTGCATAGGCCAGTCGAAGGTCCGCTCGACCACCCGTCGTG contains these protein-coding regions:
- a CDS encoding quinone oxidoreductase family protein, giving the protein MRRVRYESVGGPLFVEEAPVPEPGPGELLVRCAAVGVTLPMVRKVTEAAEPVPLGGEIAGEVVAAGEGVTRFRAGDRVTGLCFGHGYAEFALLHEAMTTPIPDEADAVTAVALVRSGLVALGALEAARLAPGESVLVTAAASGVGHLALQLARARGAGRVLGAVSGPAEAQVPAGRTKADLVRSLGADDCVRYGDSWGEPVDCVLDAVGGDLLTPALAALAPHGRLVAYSSGGGTIRAYDLLVGGKSVIGFQMALIARGRPDLYEQWRQELWRLFAEGAVKPVVHREFALEDAAAAHEVITSRANLGKVLLCP
- a CDS encoding MarR family winged helix-turn-helix transcriptional regulator, which translates into the protein MAEAPLPAIRSLPSWLLGRAAARGRTLVADALAAEGLKMWHHVVLSAVRDLAPVAQADLGRSVSLDPKDVVGILNDLQSAGLVDRAPDPRDRRKNAVSLTDDGARLLVRCERAARQANDELLAPLSADERDQFMDLLLRISGTGADRRT
- the fdhD gene encoding formate dehydrogenase accessory sulfurtransferase FdhD, whose product is MGRVTERRKVLRIRDGAVSTRPDTLVAEEPLEIRLNGKPLAITMRTPGDDFALAAGFLVSEGVLASAADLQNIVYCAGATADGSNTYNVVDVRTAPGVTLPDFGLERNVYTSSSCGLCGKASLDAVRTTARWPIADTPPLRITPELLAALPDRLRSAQRVFDRTGGLHAAALFSAEGELLDTREDVGRHNAVDKLVGRALRNDGLPLSRTILMVSGRASFELAQKAVMAGIPVLAAVSAPSSLAVDLAAETGLTLVGFLRGSSMNVYAGEDRITLQKPAAQT
- a CDS encoding beta-ketoacyl-ACP synthase III, whose product is MNGSRIAAIGHYQPAKVLTNDDLAGMVDTSDEWIRSRVGIRTRHIAGPDEPVDELAAHAAAKALAAAGLTPGDIDLVLVATSTAIDRSPNTAARVAARLGIPQPAAMDVNVVCAGFTHALATADHTLRAGAATRALVVGADKMSDVTDWTDRSTCVLVGDGAGAAVLTACPPGEEPGVGPVLWGSVPEMGHAVRIEGTPPRFAQEGQSVYRWVTTQLPAIARKACEKAGVAPEDLAGVVLHQANLRIIEPLAEKLGAVNAVIARDVTESGNTSAASIPLAFSKLVERGALSTGDPVLLFGFGGNLSYAGQVVRCP